A genomic segment from Treponema sp. Marseille-Q3903 encodes:
- a CDS encoding LuxR C-terminal-related transcriptional regulator yields MTIKIVGTKTNMKLFFATSNYVVKGTVKEFLKQKLPQVQTFDVLKDDDFKYHLGSDSDCVILVEKFFLDLCIQEKMTSLKGINDKLRFVFFETGESCSDFFGLRVHKLGASGFICNAETSDTLLPALQKIFSGNSAYPQTVLDDIKNGLHLTRAVGELTDTEFDVAVALAKGKTVKEIAYEMNVTDSSVCSYIHYLRLKIGYQNPADYAEVYRQMLDRNMGGWNGSQD; encoded by the coding sequence ATGACAATAAAAATTGTGGGGACAAAAACTAATATGAAATTGTTTTTTGCTACTTCTAATTATGTGGTTAAGGGAACTGTAAAAGAATTCTTAAAGCAGAAGCTTCCGCAGGTGCAGACCTTTGATGTCTTGAAGGATGATGACTTTAAGTATCATCTTGGCTCTGACAGTGACTGTGTGATTCTGGTTGAAAAGTTTTTCTTAGACCTTTGTATTCAGGAAAAGATGACCAGTCTTAAGGGAATAAATGACAAGCTGCGTTTTGTCTTTTTTGAGACTGGAGAAAGCTGCTCGGATTTCTTTGGGCTTAGAGTTCATAAGCTTGGAGCTTCGGGCTTTATCTGTAATGCAGAAACAAGCGATACTCTGCTGCCTGCTCTGCAGAAAATCTTCAGCGGAAACTCTGCTTACCCTCAGACTGTTCTTGATGACATTAAAAACGGTCTGCATCTAACCCGGGCTGTCGGCGAGCTAACTGACACTGAGTTTGATGTTGCGGTTGCTCTTGCCAAGGGAAAGACTGTTAAAGAAATTGCCTACGAGATGAACGTTACTGACAGCTCGGTCTGCTCTTACATCCACTACCTGAGATTAAAGATTGGTTATCAAAATCCTGCAGATTATGCAGAGGTTTACAGACAGATGCTTGATAGAAATATGGGAGGCTGGAATGGTAGTCAAGATTGA
- a CDS encoding DNA cytosine methyltransferase yields the protein MENVLNCIDLFCGCGGLSLGFEKAGINVLVGIDAWQDAITTFNYNHKNSKGICADLSTLEPSEIEKELNGKSVDLIIGGPPCQGFSVAGKRIVDDVRNKLYKNFVRFVEYYKPKAFMMENVPNILSIGGGIVRDSIVKDFSDLGYKVVYQVLTASNYGTPQNRKRAVFVGFKNGYEFKFPERTVEKLITSSEALSDLPENSLEDGTSYPVAPNCDYQKLMRCNSNKVYNHQITEHSERTKEIIALVPDGGNYKNLPQELQQTRKVHIAWTRLNSQKPSFTIDTGHRHHFHYKWNRIPTVRESARIQSFPDDFIFLGTKTSQYKQVGNAVPPLMAEAIAKTIK from the coding sequence GTGGAAAATGTGCTTAATTGCATAGACCTATTCTGCGGATGTGGCGGATTATCTCTAGGTTTTGAAAAAGCTGGTATTAATGTACTCGTTGGAATTGATGCTTGGCAAGATGCAATTACAACATTTAACTATAATCATAAAAATTCAAAAGGTATTTGTGCCGACTTATCTACTCTTGAACCAAGCGAGATTGAAAAAGAATTAAATGGAAAATCTGTTGATTTAATTATAGGTGGTCCACCTTGTCAGGGCTTCTCTGTTGCTGGAAAACGCATTGTAGATGATGTTCGAAATAAGCTTTATAAAAACTTTGTTCGTTTTGTTGAATACTACAAACCAAAAGCATTTATGATGGAAAATGTTCCTAACATACTTTCTATTGGTGGCGGAATTGTTAGAGATTCAATTGTTAAGGATTTCTCTGATTTAGGTTATAAAGTTGTTTATCAAGTTTTGACTGCAAGCAATTATGGAACACCACAAAATAGAAAACGTGCTGTATTCGTAGGTTTTAAGAATGGGTATGAATTTAAATTCCCTGAAAGGACAGTCGAAAAATTGATTACATCTTCAGAAGCTCTTTCTGATTTGCCAGAAAACTCATTAGAAGATGGAACATCTTATCCTGTAGCTCCAAATTGTGATTATCAAAAATTAATGCGTTGTAATTCCAATAAAGTTTATAATCATCAGATTACAGAACATAGTGAAAGAACTAAAGAAATTATCGCTTTAGTTCCAGATGGTGGAAATTATAAAAACTTGCCACAAGAATTACAGCAGACAAGAAAAGTTCATATTGCTTGGACACGTTTGAATAGTCAAAAGCCAAGCTTTACAATAGATACAGGGCATAGACACCATTTCCATTATAAATGGAACCGTATTCCTACTGTTAGAGAAAGTGCTAGAATACAATCATTCCCAGATGATTTTATTTTTCTTGGAACAAAAACAAGCCAGTATAAGCAGGTTGGAAATGCAGTACCTCCTTTAATGGCTGAAGCAATAGCAAAAACAATTAAGTAG
- a CDS encoding HK97 family phage prohead protease, with amino-acid sequence MRLGLKNYLSNPVVLWSHDYSIPPIGIVQNVTAYKTLEGDILFNAKDFDEFGWSIGERVKAGVLRCGSVGFRVDELEFLEAKDRDCDLIYRKQELLEFSICSVPANPFALHVPQKRLEITEVIQEEELSFFEKVCSGLKARA; translated from the coding sequence ATGCGGCTGGGATTAAAAAACTATCTTTCTAATCCTGTGGTGCTCTGGAGTCACGACTATTCGATTCCGCCTATTGGAATTGTCCAGAATGTGACAGCTTACAAAACGCTTGAAGGCGACATTCTTTTTAATGCAAAGGATTTTGATGAATTTGGCTGGAGCATTGGAGAGCGTGTAAAGGCCGGAGTGTTACGCTGCGGCTCGGTGGGCTTTAGAGTTGATGAGCTTGAGTTTCTGGAAGCCAAGGACCGCGACTGTGATTTGATTTACAGAAAGCAGGAGCTTTTGGAATTTTCTATCTGCAGTGTGCCGGCAAATCCCTTTGCCCTTCACGTACCGCAGAAGAGACTTGAGATTACGGAAGTAATTCAGGAGGAAGAGCTTTCGTTTTTTGAAAAGGTTTGTTCGGGCTTGAAAGCTCGTGCATAA